The Dioscorea cayenensis subsp. rotundata cultivar TDr96_F1 chromosome 16, TDr96_F1_v2_PseudoChromosome.rev07_lg8_w22 25.fasta, whole genome shotgun sequence sequence ACATTCCAACCGCTACATTATGAATATTTATTGTATAACTAAGTGTCTTTCTTTTGTATATACGTCCCTACAAAACCTCATAATCACATATCTTATAACGTTTCAAAGAGGGtataaatgcaaaatatatatacgtATAAATAATGTCATATCACCGCATGGCATGGCATGCAAAAGAGTTGGTTATGCTTTCCTTATCCAGCATTATTTTTGTACCTAACATGAATGCTTAGGGAATAGAAAGAACAACTAATCAAAATAAGAATGATTAAGTGATGCACATACATACAAAGCACACCAGTTCATACTTGGCCCCTCAAAGAATAATACTGATTTCCACAGGTCACTTGCCATGTGAATTAGCTCTTGATTCCCATTTTTAAGTAGATGAATACTAATACCAACTTGGAGGCACTGGAATACATATCTAGACAAATCTTTGagaattcttaatatatatatatatatatacattaagtTAATCATAGTTATAATGTATGTATGCAAACAAGAGCATAGaaattatatatctttattGGGTTTAAATTTTCAGGTAAGTTATGGAGTGGATGTGTCGCCGACACCGGATGAGAAGTCGACATGGTGGTCATACCCTACACACAACTTCACAGTGGCCAACTTCTGGTCACCGTTCTTGACTAAGGCTGAGGAAGCTGACCCGAATGGTCCAACCATGACAGGCCTCTTCAAACTATACCTAGATGAGCCTGATGCAAACTGGACATCCCAAATCGCTGAATTTGACTATGTGATCGTGTCCGCCGGACACTGGTTCTTCCGGCCGACCAAGTATTATGAGTTGGACCGCCTAGTCGGGTGCCACTATTGTCTAGACCCAAACATAACCGATCTAACCATGTATTATGGGTACAGGATGGCCTTCCGGACAACATTCAAAACCTTATACAATCTTAAGGGGTTCAAGGGAATGACATTCCTAAGGACATTTGCACCTTCTCACTTTGAGAATGGTGAATGGAACAAGGGAGGGGATTGTGTTAGAAAGAGACCTTTTAGGAGCAATGAGACAAGACTTGAAGGCATAAACCTGGAGCTATACATGACACAAATGGAGGAGTTCAGAGCTGCTGAAAAAGAAGCAAGCAAGAGAGGACTAAAGTTCAGGTTGTTAGACACTACTGAAGCCATGCTAATGAGACCTGACGGACACCCAAGTAGGTACGGTCATCCATTGAATGTAAACATAACAATGTATAATGATTGTGTGCATTGGTGCTTGCCTGGACCTGTAGATACATGGAATGATTTTTTGCACCATATGCTGAAGATGGAGAGAGGACGGCCATCAGCTTCTGAGCAGTTGCACCTAAGTGAAAGAATGAAGAGAGTTTAGTAGATTTCTTTATGTACTCATGCCGGTGTGTATAAActtgtaaatttatttattgcaaGTATATGAATATGAAAGACCTCAAATGGACCACACTGAAAATGctatttataaatatcaagTGAAGATTTGAGAGCTTGATTCCACCTAGCTAGCAGCAACAATAATACATTAAAATGGAACTAATATTAGGAAGCAATTATCTTTCATTAAAAATGCCACTAGTAACTCAGAATAATTGTTTACTACTGAAGCAAATACAAATTATCGGCATCATAAGGTTAGCACAAAtacaaactatataaatataccTCAAATGAAAACCTTACAGGGAGAGATGAATAAATCCTTTGACTGAAATGGCAGGAATGTATTACTTTCAGGTTTAGATGAATGTCTGATGGTAATCAAAACCGGCCAGAAAAAAGCTGTTGTATTTGAAATAGAAACTATAAGGAATGAAACGATATAAACTTTGAATAAATAGCTAAAGCTATTGGTCTATAGCATAGAAAGAAAGTAAAAGCAGTTATGGCAGTTAGAAGCACAGAAAAACAGCAActcaaaaaattttctttcattttgcagcgttattaaacataaaaatgagaaattagCAAGGAAACTtgtaaattttatcaaaagacaACTTATTGAGCACTCTCAAGGATTGAAAAAGGAGAAGGTCAAATTAATGCAGACAGCATAGATGACAGCCAATACTGTACTCAATAccaaaaatcaaggaaaaaagcAAATGAGATTAAGTATTGTACACATTGTAGAAATTGAACACTAGAATAAATGAATTCAAACcttcaatttcatttattaaattcaataaGACATGAGAATATATAACTTCAGGACTTAAAATTCTGTTGACATATCCAACAGGAGAATGGTGACATACATCACTGATGTTCAAGCCTTCCTCCACTTCAACAATTAAAGCAGAAAGCTAATCATCCACAAGTTGTAGCTGAagtttccaaaaaaatacacaataacttgatcatcatcaaagttaaaataataacatttgaCCTATAATCCGCTCGAGAATACCTTATTATGACAACCAACAAAATATGTATTATGCAAGCATTAGAGTTAAAATATAGACATGGAAATGTAATTTAAAAGTTAGTAATCTAATTTCTGATTGCAAGTTCAATTACTTCATTGCTTTCCTTTATcacaaattatgataaaatgataTTAGCAATCAGAAGCAGAAAAGGCAGATTCAGGAATCAATAAGAGTTAACTTctatatatcaaattaaaagcATCTGTGGATGACAGCAGCAGGTATTCCAAATGATGGGTAAAGTTGGGGGTTTTtcttcaaattaataaataagtacAGAAAGAGTAGGGAGTGTCCTTGACatataaaaaactttaaaccACCAATGACCAAATATGGTCAAAGCAGCACCACACATACCAAAATTTTGATGTCTCACCTGCTGCTTTCATGTGTATCAAGAAGAAATTAATCTTCTGTAAATGGGCAGAAGGGTGATAGGCTGACTGAAGAACGTAGGGCCAGTTAATACAAAGCTTCACACaatttactattaaaaaaaaaactgatgaCATTGACACATACCAAACCCTCACAAAATACAGTAAAAACAAAAGCTGTGATGATGGAATCTAATGAATATTAATTCAAACAAACATAGGTTTGGTGAAAACTATTGGTTAAGATGGCGTCCTTTCAACTAATTCTGCACTCCAGAGAAAAGGTTCACTCTTTTTCGCACAGCAAAACAAATGAATTTCATTGGATAACATGATGAGCTGATCAAGTGGATATATGATAGaacttttaatataaaacaacaACTACATATAAGGACAAAAATCATGGGGGTCAATATAAGCCCTTGAAGCAAAGTTGACTATCAAATGAATTGAGACAACTAAGAGAAACCCATTTCAGAAATAATATAATCCTTTTTGAAGGTTTGAAGCTTCATGCTCTGATAGAACAAATCTTCAAATGTCTAtttcaagaaacaaaattaagaaaaacttaATAACAACTCCCTTCTCAAACAAAAGCTATAATTCCAGGAACATCTCCAAACAATtatttcttgattgtttaaaagttaaaaccacATAACTTGATAAGCCATTATTACTTAATTGGTTTTTAAATTCTATGCAAAAAGCAAAATTTACCAAATCCATACCATTTATTGACCACCCATTTACCAACAATTGAGTGATTCCTCTTTTGGGTTGTCCAGAGATATTACATATACACTCGCAATTGTTCTAAAATATTTACCTAACTATTCCCACATTAAGAACAACGATGACATGCAAAATAAAGCCATTAAGCTTGTTTTAATGCAGCAGGTGGTAGCTTAAAAAATATAGGACAGGCTAGCTTTTGGCAGCATAAACCCATTAagcttgttattaaaaaaaaaaaaaagatgattaaCAGAGCAATTGTTACGGCAGCCAATTCCCGTCTGGCGTTTATACttaccaaaacaaaaactagagaCGGgtcatattaacaaaataaaaattaaaaaattaatgctatCACATTAATATCAAGAACTGATACACAAAGTCAGGTATCCATAATTAAACACTCAAATTACTCCtcataaaaatagaatatataagAAAGTTTGTAAATCACAATAAAAGGGAATTGAAAGAACCCTTTTGGCAAGAAATCAAATTACTTTCCATGAAAAGTAACTCAGAGgactttgaaaagaaaacacacacataaACACTTGCCATTACCAAGGCAAAATTTTGGCCAACTTTTAATACCCTTCTTCTCCAATCACTGAATGCTCCAATGTGTTGCCGAAATTTCTATGGATCCTTTCCTGCAACTGCTAATTGTGACCCCAAAGTGTTCCCTTCTTCACTTCTTGTAAATCTCAAGGTGTACCCTCCTTGCTTCTTGTAAATTTAAGCCCTTGCGCAATCAAGACCTCTGCTAGTGTTTGCTCCCAAAGCCCTAACATTTGGCATAGTTCTATACCATTTTTCTGCCATATATGGACTGGTGATATTCATTTCTGACATTATATTTCATGTTCATTCGTATGTTTTTGCTTTAAAACTTTCCATATCCCCCaacattaagaaaaattagGCAACTTTGCATGTTTTTATGGCAACCTCAGTGTAAAATTGATCTCTGAGGCAAATGTATGACAATAAAAGCCACGAGGCACTCTCCACTTCAtccaaaaatagaaagaaaaataataataatcactaCAACAAAACCAATATCCTGACAAATGTGGAAACTCATCCCTATGAACACAAGCTTTGTATTTAACAacattattcaaattttaagcTCTGTCAATCTTCTCGCACTAAATATTTCTACAAaatgtctttaaaaaaaaattgatttgaacAGATTGTACAAACACATTTATACAATACTAAACATGATAGCCTTGTCAAGTTATACTTAGTACATCTACCACACCATTTGCATGAATACGTAGACAATAAAACTCATCACCTCTTAACAAAGATGATAAATCATGATATTGAACAATTATAAAGCACATTGATAGGGAAATCATAATGAATAATGCCTTCTCTACAAATCTAGTTATACAAGCATTGAAATTTATAAGCACAAAGTGCATGCAAATTTCTAACAAAATTAAACATCACTTGTTCCAAACCAAGCACAATAATTTCTTGCCAAAAATACCTCACCGCAAACCAAAATACCAATCAATCAGTCCCAACAAATACTAACTTTAGAAGCAAAAGAGGTGTGAGAGCCGGATGCAGAGGTTTATCGACCGATTCCCGCATTGTATGGAGATCAAAACAAACTTGAATCATGAAACCAGAGATGAACAAGGCCAGGAAGAGATCGATAAACCACTGCGTCCagaaatcact is a genomic window containing:
- the LOC120279072 gene encoding protein trichome birefringence-like 19, whose product is MRDNKKCDIFRGEWVPNPKAPYYTNNTCWAIHEHQNCMKFGRPDTDFLKWRWKPDGCELPVFNPAQFLELVKGKSLAFLGDSVARNQMQSLICLLNRVSYGVDVSPTPDEKSTWWSYPTHNFTVANFWSPFLTKAEEADPNGPTMTGLFKLYLDEPDANWTSQIAEFDYVIVSAGHWFFRPTKYYELDRLVGCHYCLDPNITDLTMYYGYRMAFRTTFKTLYNLKGFKGMTFLRTFAPSHFENGEWNKGGDCVRKRPFRSNETRLEGINLELYMTQMEEFRAAEKEASKRGLKFRLLDTTEAMLMRPDGHPSRYGHPLNVNITMYNDCVHWCLPGPVDTWNDFLHHMLKMERGRPSASEQLHLSERMKRV